In Deltaproteobacteria bacterium, a single window of DNA contains:
- a CDS encoding HigA family addiction module antidote protein produces MPMKNPPHPGRIVRQECIEPLGLSITEAAERLGVKRQTLNNLVNGKAGISPEMSIRLSKAFGSRPEVWLGLQMQYDLARAEKTAHRIKVRRITAPPAGAERALATHH; encoded by the coding sequence ATGCCCATGAAGAACCCACCGCACCCCGGCCGGATTGTCCGGCAAGAGTGCATTGAACCGCTGGGCCTCAGCATCACTGAGGCGGCCGAGCGACTCGGCGTGAAGCGTCAGACCCTCAACAATCTCGTCAACGGCAAGGCCGGGATTTCTCCGGAGATGTCGATACGCCTATCCAAGGCCTTCGGCAGCCGCCCAGAGGTCTGGCTCGGCCTTCAGATGCAGTACGACCTCGCCCGAGCAGAGAAGACCGCTCACCGCATCAAGGTCCGCCGGATCACAGCCCCGCCAGCCGGCGCAGAGCGCGCGCTGGCGACGCACCACTGA
- a CDS encoding cytochrome c produces the protein MTTKSGPRCRAGLLAAAAVFALATAYGAWMFLRDVAVDYAGEEDHFKYGSTGGERASGLPYWIWRAIPELFPEYLPDPSGGYASLGFIFEDRNDLPDKSLPVGISKRHYRGIDRVYLNCAACHTGRVRDTPASPPRVIAGMPANTFDLGAFRDFLFTIALDAKFNSERFMLTIDQLGARLGLLDRYVVYPLAVYLVRERLLMLRSRLQFTNHPPWWGPGRVDTFNQPKALLNFRMDNAPPQELIGNNDFPSVWNQRPREGMRLHWDGNNSIVDERDRSAAFGTGAFPPTLDRASLARVERYLLDAKPPAYPYPINQGLAARGQLLYREYCAGCHATDGTHFRPGDGKVGTVEPIAAIKTDPWRLNSYTYELALNQSQLYAGYGAERFRHFRKTFGYANTPLDGVWLRGPYLHNGSVPTLRDLLEPSAKRPEFFYRGDDVYDAHRVGFRSDVGAENGHRYFPFDTGEPGNGNFGHEGAAFGTELRAADKDALVEYLKTF, from the coding sequence ATGACAACGAAGTCAGGACCCCGTTGCCGAGCTGGGCTGCTCGCCGCGGCGGCCGTGTTCGCGCTTGCGACCGCTTACGGCGCCTGGATGTTTCTGCGCGATGTGGCGGTCGACTACGCCGGCGAGGAAGATCACTTCAAGTACGGCTCCACCGGCGGTGAGCGCGCGTCCGGGTTGCCGTATTGGATCTGGCGCGCGATTCCAGAATTGTTTCCCGAGTATCTCCCCGATCCAAGCGGTGGCTACGCGTCGTTGGGGTTCATCTTTGAGGACCGCAACGACTTGCCGGACAAGAGTCTGCCGGTGGGGATCTCGAAACGACACTATCGGGGGATCGACCGCGTGTATCTCAACTGCGCTGCATGTCACACCGGGCGCGTTCGCGACACGCCGGCCAGCCCACCGCGCGTGATCGCGGGAATGCCGGCGAACACGTTCGATCTTGGCGCCTTCCGAGATTTTCTCTTCACGATCGCGCTCGACGCGAAGTTCAACTCCGAACGTTTCATGCTCACCATCGATCAGCTCGGGGCACGCCTTGGGCTGCTCGACCGCTACGTCGTCTATCCGCTCGCCGTGTATCTCGTGCGCGAACGCTTGCTGATGTTGCGCAGCCGCTTGCAGTTCACCAACCATCCGCCGTGGTGGGGCCCGGGGCGCGTCGACACTTTCAATCAACCGAAGGCGCTGCTCAACTTCCGCATGGACAACGCGCCGCCGCAAGAACTCATCGGCAACAACGACTTTCCGTCGGTCTGGAATCAACGCCCGCGCGAAGGCATGCGGCTTCACTGGGACGGCAACAACAGCATCGTCGACGAGCGCGACCGCAGCGCCGCATTCGGAACCGGTGCGTTCCCGCCGACGCTCGATCGCGCCAGCCTCGCCCGCGTCGAACGCTACTTGCTCGACGCCAAGCCGCCGGCGTATCCGTATCCCATCAACCAAGGGCTCGCGGCGCGCGGGCAGCTGCTCTATCGCGAATATTGCGCGGGCTGTCACGCCACCGACGGCACTCACTTCCGACCGGGCGACGGCAAAGTCGGCACTGTTGAGCCGATCGCCGCGATCAAAACCGATCCGTGGCGACTCAACTCGTACACCTACGAGCTGGCGCTGAATCAGAGCCAACTCTACGCCGGCTACGGCGCCGAGCGCTTCCGGCATTTCCGCAAGACGTTCGGCTACGCCAACACGCCGCTCGATGGCGTGTGGCTGCGCGGCCCGTATCTGCACAACGGTTCGGTGCCGACGCTGCGCGATTTGTTGGAACCGAGCGCGAAGCGGCCAGAGTTCTTCTATCGCGGTGACGATGTCTACGATGCTCACCGCGTCGGCTTCCGTTCCGATGTCGGAGCGGAGAACGGTCATCGCTACTTCCCGTTCGATACCGGCGAACCAGGCAATGGCAACTTTGGGCACGAAGGTGCGGCCTTCGGTACGGAACTGCGCGCTGCCGACAAGGACGCGCTGGTCGAATACTTGAAGACGTTTTGA
- a CDS encoding cytochrome c, producing the protein MTRRSIVSVAIMLLVIAARTSFAATQSSVCDTTPGLSESERAGCRIWIYATAGDQRFHTYTFQQRIGVLVDWFLVLHSAARDQRFKTWGLINDPDCCVPGTPNCPAKSLDETYGFDWCPGDEDLLKFVGKPGYRDPACDFKDVPLAKDDPHGPADQRQNPCDLAFGTSTGALGFRKFPNPRFNPAAWTKVNGHPGTWEGFDRKLSTDQSNPDSRISRMADGSIEPPFLVGMACGACHIAFDPVHPPSDPAHPRWANILPAVGNQYLHISEILASGMTKHALEWQVFAHARPGTVDTSAEPNDQIDNAGTMNALLDLPRRPTFQEQVTKWRKVQACPAGANDDCWCEPGRTGKCWLRSTQTEAVMHILKDGADSIGPLEALQRVYINIGSCSEQCWLNHLTDLRQLDPAQRNFGQTPFEIGQCRRDCPNFRAIEDRLADILNFLLLTRANELYEARGLPDAGDLVEQLDGEFGAGAVSRGKHVFAANCARCHSSQPEPFDNRDFRETVALDGRNIRKDFLSTDQPLLVSEIGTNRCRALHSNHMKGHVWDQYASDTYHARPPDPNLKEPDDGGRSYYRNVSLVSVWAHAPFMHNNGIGPEICGSEELYRSPYVDAQGQLLANPPACWPYDPSVAGRYKLYKASMHELLYPKQRIPKTMKLDADIIVDFGPKIFGAQHAEGMAIRIPQGTNVGLMGNFQHKQFVIDLVLALTNQDTLRTRLATRVGPDKARTYADDIHAIALEVVKAPTKMIDIVAARLPMLLELYSSCTDSVENDGHRFGEDLPDADKNALIAFLATL; encoded by the coding sequence ATGACACGTCGCTCAATCGTTTCGGTTGCGATCATGTTGTTGGTCATCGCCGCGCGTACCAGCTTCGCGGCGACGCAGTCCAGCGTGTGCGATACCACGCCGGGTCTCAGCGAGTCTGAACGCGCCGGCTGCCGGATCTGGATCTACGCCACCGCCGGTGATCAACGCTTTCACACCTATACGTTCCAACAGCGGATCGGTGTGCTCGTCGATTGGTTCCTGGTGCTGCACAGCGCCGCGCGCGATCAGCGCTTCAAGACGTGGGGACTCATCAACGACCCGGATTGCTGCGTGCCCGGCACGCCCAACTGTCCGGCCAAGAGCCTCGACGAAACCTACGGCTTCGATTGGTGTCCCGGTGATGAGGATCTCCTCAAGTTCGTCGGCAAGCCGGGCTACCGCGACCCGGCGTGTGACTTCAAGGATGTGCCGCTCGCGAAAGATGATCCGCACGGCCCGGCTGACCAACGCCAGAATCCCTGCGACCTCGCGTTCGGTACTTCGACTGGCGCACTCGGCTTCCGCAAGTTTCCCAATCCGCGCTTCAATCCCGCGGCGTGGACGAAGGTCAACGGCCACCCCGGAACTTGGGAAGGATTCGACCGCAAACTCAGCACGGATCAGAGCAACCCCGACTCACGCATCAGCCGCATGGCGGACGGGTCGATCGAGCCGCCGTTCCTGGTCGGCATGGCGTGCGGCGCCTGTCACATCGCGTTCGATCCGGTCCACCCGCCGAGCGATCCGGCGCATCCGCGGTGGGCGAACATTCTGCCGGCGGTCGGGAATCAGTACCTTCACATCTCCGAAATTCTGGCGTCGGGCATGACCAAGCACGCGCTCGAATGGCAAGTCTTCGCGCACGCGCGGCCGGGCACCGTCGACACCTCCGCCGAGCCCAACGATCAGATCGACAACGCCGGCACCATGAATGCGTTACTCGACCTGCCGCGCCGGCCGACGTTTCAGGAACAGGTGACCAAGTGGCGCAAGGTGCAGGCGTGCCCGGCGGGCGCGAACGACGATTGTTGGTGCGAGCCCGGGCGCACCGGCAAGTGCTGGCTGCGCAGCACGCAAACCGAAGCCGTCATGCACATTCTGAAGGACGGTGCGGACAGCATCGGCCCGCTCGAAGCGCTCCAGCGCGTCTACATCAACATCGGTTCGTGTTCCGAGCAGTGCTGGCTCAATCACCTCACCGATCTGCGGCAGCTCGATCCGGCCCAGCGCAACTTCGGTCAGACGCCGTTCGAGATTGGCCAGTGTCGACGCGATTGCCCGAACTTTCGCGCCATTGAAGACCGGCTGGCAGACATCCTCAACTTCCTGCTCTTGACTCGCGCCAACGAACTCTACGAAGCGCGCGGCCTGCCCGATGCCGGCGACCTCGTCGAGCAGCTCGACGGCGAGTTCGGCGCCGGTGCGGTGTCGCGCGGCAAGCATGTGTTTGCAGCCAACTGCGCGCGCTGCCACTCGTCACAGCCGGAGCCGTTCGACAATCGCGACTTCCGCGAAACGGTCGCGCTCGATGGCCGCAACATTCGCAAAGACTTCCTCAGCACCGATCAGCCGCTGCTGGTCTCCGAGATCGGCACCAACCGCTGCCGCGCGCTGCACTCGAATCACATGAAGGGCCATGTGTGGGATCAGTACGCCTCCGACACCTACCATGCGCGGCCGCCCGACCCGAATCTGAAGGAGCCCGACGACGGTGGCCGCAGCTACTATCGCAACGTCTCGTTGGTGAGCGTGTGGGCGCATGCGCCGTTCATGCACAACAACGGCATCGGACCCGAAATCTGCGGCAGCGAGGAATTGTATCGATCGCCCTATGTCGATGCGCAAGGCCAGCTGCTGGCTAACCCTCCCGCGTGTTGGCCGTACGACCCGAGCGTCGCGGGTCGCTACAAACTCTACAAAGCCTCGATGCATGAGCTGTTGTATCCGAAGCAGCGCATTCCGAAGACGATGAAGCTAGACGCCGACATCATCGTCGATTTCGGTCCCAAGATCTTCGGCGCGCAGCACGCGGAGGGCATGGCCATCCGCATCCCGCAAGGCACCAACGTCGGGTTGATGGGCAACTTCCAACACAAGCAGTTCGTCATCGATCTGGTGCTGGCGCTTACCAATCAGGACACACTGCGCACCAGGTTGGCGACACGCGTCGGGCCGGACAAGGCCAGGACCTATGCCGACGACATCCATGCGATCGCGCTCGAAGTCGTCAAAGCACCGACGAAGATGATCGACATCGTCGCGGCGCGCTTGCCGATGCTCTTGGAGCTGTACTCGTCGTGTACGGATAGCGTGGAGAACGACGGCCATCGCTTCGGCGAGGATCTGCCCGACGCGGACAAGAACGCGCTGATCGCGTTCCTGGCGACGCTGTAG
- a CDS encoding flippase-like domain-containing protein: MRPPAEIRRWVAALGASALFVAGLIWLGALDDVPRLLRRLPGSAVALAFAWLVVAGGLRAVRLRWMLPTRPPLFTAYAINQIYNLGTAVIPTGLGEVFGVWFLGRRLAVPVGSAAAVLLIGRVLDITILLVMFLAAFVAGAVAVGSAQRALVAIALVAIGIVALAVTFRSHLAARARVLLRGWKQAANAPAPLRNAVAAVLHIFDDFAAVALAPQSWLLLVITTAASQFANLQSLRVLLAGVDRPTDFSGALAIFVVYLLLRVLPVQGLAGVGTHATWWALALVVVGVGRNESLPIGAVLYLAYMVLLVLLCATGAPLLWLGARTHRITMDDA; encoded by the coding sequence GTGCGGCCGCCAGCAGAGATCCGGCGGTGGGTCGCGGCGCTCGGTGCCTCGGCGCTGTTCGTCGCCGGGCTGATCTGGCTGGGGGCGCTCGACGATGTGCCGCGTCTGCTGCGCCGTCTTCCCGGCTCCGCCGTCGCGCTCGCGTTCGCCTGGCTGGTGGTGGCGGGCGGGTTGCGCGCGGTGCGCTTGCGCTGGATGCTGCCCACCCGTCCGCCTTTGTTCACCGCGTACGCGATCAATCAAATCTACAACCTGGGCACAGCCGTCATTCCAACCGGGCTCGGCGAAGTGTTCGGCGTTTGGTTCCTCGGTCGCCGCTTGGCGGTACCGGTTGGCAGCGCCGCCGCGGTGCTGCTGATCGGCCGCGTGCTCGACATCACGATCCTCTTGGTGATGTTCCTGGCAGCGTTCGTGGCCGGTGCGGTGGCGGTGGGGTCGGCGCAACGCGCGCTGGTGGCGATCGCGCTCGTGGCCATCGGCATCGTCGCACTCGCCGTGACATTCCGTTCCCATCTCGCCGCTCGTGCCCGCGTGCTGCTGAGGGGTTGGAAGCAGGCGGCCAACGCGCCCGCGCCGCTGCGGAACGCCGTGGCTGCCGTGCTGCACATTTTCGATGACTTCGCCGCCGTGGCGCTAGCGCCGCAGAGTTGGTTGCTGCTGGTGATAACGACAGCCGCGAGTCAGTTCGCCAATCTGCAGAGCTTGCGCGTGTTGTTGGCCGGGGTCGATCGGCCGACGGATTTTAGCGGCGCGCTGGCGATCTTTGTCGTCTATCTCCTGCTGCGCGTCCTGCCGGTGCAAGGTCTCGCCGGCGTTGGCACGCACGCCACGTGGTGGGCGCTGGCGCTGGTGGTGGTCGGCGTGGGACGCAACGAGAGTCTCCCGATCGGCGCCGTGCTCTACCTGGCGTACATGGTATTGCTCGTTTTGCTGTGTGCGACCGGTGCGCCGCTGCTCTGGCTTGGTGCGCGCACGCACCGGATCACCATGGATGACGCATGA
- a CDS encoding glycosyltransferase: MNLLRVVGVLAGLVGLGWISVARFGFGRLRNLDWLMGSSVSAALVLLGLFPDSLNFLLDLLSFEKGGGQRLIGLLIFAVLSLYALVYLALARNRQLERDVDRLVRELAKREFRKLHDPSSAPVYVVIPAYNEEANIEQVLQRIPSEVCGLPVKTLVVVDGATDGTEAVARRLNKAALTQVINCGGAAALKAGYDVALEAGAEIVVTLDADGQHSPEELPRLVQPIVDDRADFVNGSRVLGVYERDSVVRAAGVVFFNRLVSLLTMTKITDCSNGFRAIRATQLVRLDLRQRQFHTSEVLIDALKKGLRVVEVPITVSRRLSGESKKPGSFWYGVGFARAIFSTWLR; the protein is encoded by the coding sequence ATGAACCTGCTCCGCGTCGTCGGTGTTCTCGCGGGCCTGGTTGGACTGGGCTGGATCAGCGTTGCGCGCTTTGGCTTCGGCCGGCTGCGCAATCTCGATTGGCTGATGGGCAGCTCGGTATCGGCCGCGCTCGTGCTGCTCGGACTGTTCCCCGACTCGCTCAATTTCCTGCTCGATCTGCTGTCGTTCGAAAAGGGCGGCGGCCAGCGCTTGATCGGCCTGCTCATCTTCGCCGTGTTGAGCTTGTACGCGTTGGTATACCTGGCGCTGGCCCGCAATCGCCAACTCGAACGCGATGTCGATCGCTTAGTGCGCGAGCTGGCCAAGCGCGAGTTCCGCAAGCTCCATGACCCCTCGTCCGCGCCGGTGTACGTCGTGATTCCGGCATACAACGAGGAAGCCAACATCGAGCAGGTGTTGCAGCGGATTCCGAGCGAAGTGTGTGGACTGCCGGTGAAGACCTTGGTGGTCGTGGATGGCGCCACCGACGGCACCGAGGCCGTCGCGAGGCGATTGAACAAAGCAGCGCTGACGCAAGTGATCAACTGCGGCGGCGCGGCCGCGCTCAAGGCCGGCTACGATGTGGCGCTCGAGGCCGGCGCGGAAATCGTCGTCACCCTCGACGCCGACGGACAACATTCGCCCGAAGAGCTGCCGCGATTGGTCCAACCGATCGTCGATGACCGGGCCGACTTCGTGAACGGTTCGCGCGTGCTCGGGGTCTACGAGAGAGACAGCGTCGTGCGTGCCGCCGGCGTGGTGTTCTTCAATCGCTTGGTGAGTCTCCTCACGATGACGAAGATCACCGACTGCTCGAACGGCTTCCGTGCGATTCGCGCCACCCAGCTCGTGCGCCTCGACTTGCGCCAGCGCCAGTTCCACACGTCGGAGGTGTTGATCGACGCGCTGAAGAAGGGACTGCGGGTAGTCGAAGTGCCGATCACGGTCAGCCGGCGACTGAGCGGGGAGAGCAAGAAGCCGGGCTCGTTCTGGTACGGGGTCGGGTTCGCGCGGGCGATCTTCAGTACCTGGTTGCGATAG
- a CDS encoding type II toxin-antitoxin system RelE/ParE family toxin has translation MIQGFRHRGLKRLFENGETKGIRPDHLEKVENILAVLDRSRQPEDMNLPGFRLHPLKGDLKGFWSVTVRANWRVIFRFREGDAYDVDLVDYH, from the coding sequence GTGATTCAAGGCTTCAGACATAGGGGCCTCAAGCGGCTGTTCGAGAACGGGGAGACCAAAGGCATCCGCCCGGATCACCTCGAGAAGGTAGAAAACATCCTGGCTGTTCTGGATCGCTCCCGTCAGCCTGAAGACATGAACCTGCCCGGCTTCCGACTCCACCCTCTGAAGGGAGATCTCAAGGGCTTTTGGAGTGTGACTGTCCGAGCGAACTGGCGCGTCATCTTCCGATTTCGGGAAGGCGACGCTTACGATGTTGACCTGGTCGACTACCACTAG
- a CDS encoding nuclear transport factor 2 family protein: MATDHEDLSTLIYTYAERLDAGDFEGVADLFARATFRSDRRPEVRRGRDEVLAVYGDTVAVYDGSPCTKHVTTNLIVEVDAARATATARSYYTVLQARPELPLQVIIAGRYHDRFARDPAAHTWHFTDRLVFVDLVGDLRCHLKRNVIASP; encoded by the coding sequence ATGGCTACCGACCATGAAGACCTCAGCACGCTGATCTACACCTACGCCGAGCGTCTCGATGCTGGCGACTTCGAAGGGGTCGCGGATTTGTTTGCGCGTGCGACCTTCCGCAGCGATCGCCGCCCTGAAGTCCGGCGCGGTCGTGACGAAGTGCTGGCGGTGTATGGCGACACTGTCGCGGTCTACGATGGCTCGCCTTGTACCAAGCACGTGACGACGAATCTGATCGTCGAAGTCGATGCGGCGCGCGCGACGGCGACCGCGCGGTCGTACTACACGGTGCTGCAGGCGCGACCCGAGTTGCCGCTGCAAGTCATCATCGCGGGACGCTATCATGACCGCTTCGCGCGCGACCCGGCGGCGCACACGTGGCACTTCACCGATCGGCTGGTGTTCGTCGATTTGGTCGGCGATTTGCGCTGCCATCTCAAGCGCAACGTTATCGCGTCGCCGTAA
- a CDS encoding type II toxin-antitoxin system PemK/MazF family toxin, translating into MAGILRGDVVWAELSPARGHEQAGMRPVVVVSHDIFNERSGTVIAMAVTSQAQRAGFPLTMELTKVRLPKRSWVKISQIRTLSVERLGRKLGRVTPEELDRLVDGLNEIVGS; encoded by the coding sequence ATGGCCGGAATACTGAGAGGTGATGTTGTTTGGGCTGAACTCAGCCCGGCTAGAGGTCACGAACAGGCGGGGATGCGGCCAGTGGTGGTTGTGAGTCACGACATCTTCAACGAGCGATCCGGAACGGTCATCGCGATGGCAGTGACAAGCCAAGCGCAGCGCGCTGGCTTTCCGCTCACGATGGAACTCACGAAGGTGCGGCTGCCCAAACGTTCTTGGGTCAAGATCAGTCAAATCCGCACGCTCTCGGTGGAACGCCTTGGTAGGAAATTGGGCCGGGTGACGCCCGAAGAGTTGGACCGGCTCGTCGATGGACTCAATGAGATCGTCGGAAGCTAG
- a CDS encoding RidA family protein has translation MAKQIINPTNMAKPTGYSYAVKKSGTPVFIAGQVALDGSGKLVGEGDAAAQVEQAFQNLRIVVEACGGSMDDIVKLTIYVTDAAYRPAIAAARQRHFKEGQYPASTYLVISALAVPQLLVEVEAVAMIE, from the coding sequence ATGGCCAAACAGATCATCAACCCGACGAACATGGCGAAGCCGACCGGCTACTCATACGCAGTGAAGAAGAGCGGCACCCCGGTGTTCATCGCCGGGCAAGTCGCGCTCGATGGCAGCGGCAAGCTCGTCGGCGAAGGCGACGCCGCCGCGCAGGTGGAGCAGGCATTCCAGAATCTACGAATCGTAGTCGAGGCCTGCGGCGGCTCGATGGACGACATCGTGAAGCTGACAATCTACGTAACCGACGCCGCGTACCGGCCCGCGATCGCCGCCGCACGCCAGCGGCACTTCAAGGAAGGCCAGTACCCGGCGAGCACCTACCTCGTCATCTCGGCGCTCGCCGTGCCGCAGTTGCTAGTCGAGGTCGAAGCGGTGGCGATGATCGAGTAG
- a CDS encoding lipase maturation factor family protein, with protein sequence MTRANTAGELNNRSDLRGRYWLTRFVFLRWLGLIYFVAFLSLAQQVRPLIGAHGLLPAASYLDRIGERTDRLSAFLALPTIFWADCSDSLLTTLAYVGVGGSALVLLGFANVPLLALLWFLYLSFVHVGQLFWGYGWEILLLEVGFLAIFLCPLLDPRPFADRHATPVALIWLIRWMLFRLMLGAGLIKWHGDPCWHDLTCMLHHYETQPLPNPLSWYFHFLPPAVHRFEVLVNHFVELLVPWTLIAPRRIRQLGGGFFIAFQVLLILSGNLVWLNWLTLALCIACFDDQALAALLPARWRRRVAQVGREHSSRPRQVVTFAYVALVAYLSIGPISNLIGSRQIMNGSFDRLHLVNTYGAFGSVGKQRNEIILEGTSDESPSESSQWLPYEFKCKPGDVTRRPCVVAPFHYRIDWQIWFAAMEDPRANPWLIHFIYQLLQGDADALSLLAVNPFPDRPPRVIRTELYQYEFTKPGDMSGAWWQRRYVGSYFPPLSLDNAALRRFIESYGWPTD encoded by the coding sequence ATGACGCGCGCAAACACCGCAGGCGAGCTCAACAACAGGTCGGATCTCCGCGGACGCTACTGGCTCACGCGCTTCGTCTTCCTGCGGTGGCTCGGATTGATCTACTTCGTCGCGTTCCTCTCGCTCGCGCAGCAGGTGCGGCCGCTGATCGGCGCGCACGGATTGCTGCCGGCCGCGAGCTACCTCGACCGCATCGGTGAGCGCACGGATCGGCTCTCGGCGTTTCTCGCGCTGCCGACGATCTTCTGGGCCGATTGCTCCGACAGCCTGCTCACCACGCTCGCCTACGTCGGAGTCGGCGGGTCCGCTTTAGTGCTGTTGGGTTTCGCCAATGTCCCGCTGCTGGCGCTGCTCTGGTTTCTGTACCTGTCGTTCGTTCACGTCGGTCAGCTCTTCTGGGGCTACGGTTGGGAGATCCTGCTGCTCGAGGTCGGCTTCCTGGCGATCTTTCTTTGTCCGCTCCTCGATCCACGGCCGTTCGCCGACCGACACGCGACGCCGGTCGCATTGATCTGGCTGATCCGCTGGATGCTGTTCCGCCTCATGCTCGGCGCCGGTCTCATCAAGTGGCACGGCGATCCCTGTTGGCACGATCTGACCTGCATGCTGCACCACTACGAGACCCAGCCACTGCCCAATCCGCTGAGCTGGTACTTCCACTTTCTGCCGCCTGCCGTGCATCGCTTCGAAGTCCTCGTCAATCACTTCGTCGAGTTGCTCGTGCCGTGGACGCTGATCGCGCCGCGCCGCATTCGTCAGCTCGGCGGCGGGTTCTTCATCGCATTTCAAGTGCTGCTGATTCTCAGCGGCAACCTGGTCTGGCTCAACTGGCTGACGTTGGCGCTGTGCATCGCCTGCTTCGACGACCAGGCGCTGGCGGCGCTGCTGCCCGCGCGCTGGCGCCGACGCGTGGCGCAGGTCGGACGCGAGCACTCATCGCGTCCGCGGCAGGTCGTGACCTTCGCCTACGTCGCACTGGTCGCGTACCTGAGCATCGGCCCGATCAGCAATCTGATCGGCTCACGTCAGATCATGAACGGCTCGTTCGATCGGCTGCACCTCGTCAACACCTACGGCGCTTTTGGAAGCGTCGGCAAGCAGCGCAACGAGATCATCCTCGAAGGCACCAGCGACGAGTCGCCGAGCGAGTCGAGTCAGTGGCTGCCGTACGAGTTCAAATGCAAACCGGGCGACGTGACCCGCCGGCCGTGCGTAGTCGCGCCCTTTCACTACCGCATCGATTGGCAGATCTGGTTTGCCGCGATGGAAGATCCGCGCGCCAATCCTTGGCTGATCCACTTCATCTATCAACTGCTTCAGGGCGACGCCGACGCGTTGAGCCTGCTGGCGGTCAATCCGTTCCCCGATCGTCCGCCGCGCGTGATCCGCACCGAGCTCTACCAGTACGAATTCACCAAGCCTGGCGATATGTCGGGCGCCTGGTGGCAACGCCGATACGTCGGCAGCTATTTTCCTCCGCTATCGCTCGACAACGCCGCGCTGCGCCGCTTCATCGAGTCTTACGGGTGGCCAACTGACTGA
- a CDS encoding transglutaminase domain-containing protein, whose protein sequence is MTDVQAYYTRPGVMTDPGPLAERFRDLPAGVASLRDVVQGVLLHVHWAQRYGVTLPPERQHEVQLRSTSEMLGRIGELDPSPLNTARPVDRRLVGNCRHFSTLLCAMLRHQGVPARARCGFGAYFLAGEFADHWVSEYWNPTQARWVMVDAQLDALQRQSLQLPFDPLDVPGDQFLVAGKAWQRCRAGQADPQRFGIFDMRGLWFIRGNLLRDLAALNRVELLPWDAWGMMSNVDSDLSEDDATYLDRIAALTQAGDGAFTELRALYEGDARLRVPRVVRSFTQSGVLSVTLPPGVDDN, encoded by the coding sequence ATGACTGACGTACAGGCGTACTACACGCGACCGGGTGTGATGACCGATCCGGGACCGCTGGCGGAACGTTTTCGCGATCTGCCGGCCGGCGTTGCCTCGCTGCGTGATGTCGTGCAAGGCGTCTTGCTGCACGTACACTGGGCGCAGCGGTACGGCGTCACGCTGCCGCCCGAGCGACAGCACGAGGTGCAACTCCGATCGACGAGCGAGATGCTAGGCCGCATTGGCGAACTCGACCCCAGTCCGTTGAACACCGCGCGCCCGGTCGATCGGCGGTTGGTGGGCAACTGCCGCCACTTCTCGACGCTGCTCTGTGCGATGCTGCGCCACCAAGGCGTACCGGCGCGTGCGCGCTGCGGCTTCGGTGCGTACTTCCTGGCGGGCGAGTTCGCCGACCACTGGGTGTCCGAATATTGGAACCCGACACAGGCGCGCTGGGTGATGGTCGACGCGCAACTCGATGCGTTGCAGCGCCAGAGCTTGCAGCTCCCGTTCGATCCGCTCGACGTTCCCGGCGATCAGTTTCTGGTTGCCGGCAAGGCGTGGCAGCGGTGTCGCGCGGGACAGGCCGATCCGCAACGCTTCGGCATCTTCGACATGCGCGGCCTGTGGTTCATCCGCGGCAACCTGCTGCGCGATCTCGCCGCGCTCAATCGGGTCGAGCTGTTGCCGTGGGATGCGTGGGGGATGATGTCCAACGTCGACAGCGATCTCAGCGAGGACGATGCGACGTACCTCGATCGGATCGCCGCGCTGACGCAGGCAGGCGACGGCGCTTTCACCGAATTGCGCGCGCTGTACGAAGGCGACGCGCGCTTGCGCGTGCCGCGCGTCGTTCGAAGTTTCACGCAAAGCGGAGTGTTGAGCGTCACGCTGCCACCGGGAGTGGACGACAACTGA
- a CDS encoding ribbon-helix-helix protein, CopG family, whose translation MASAKVAVSLDEGVLTRLDRLVRQRAFPNRSKAIEQAVKEKLERLDRSHLARECAKLDPAVEKAFADEGLSGELAEWPEY comes from the coding sequence ATGGCGTCGGCAAAGGTAGCCGTTTCTCTTGACGAGGGTGTTCTCACACGGCTGGATCGTCTTGTGCGGCAGCGGGCGTTTCCGAACCGCAGCAAGGCGATCGAACAGGCCGTGAAGGAAAAGCTGGAACGTCTCGATCGCTCGCACCTCGCCCGGGAGTGCGCCAAACTCGACCCAGCGGTCGAGAAAGCGTTCGCAGACGAAGGGCTGTCGGGAGAGCTGGCCGAATGGCCGGAATACTGA